The Benincasa hispida cultivar B227 unplaced genomic scaffold, ASM972705v1 Contig686, whole genome shotgun sequence genome has a segment encoding these proteins:
- the LOC120069929 gene encoding phosphoglycerate mutase-like protein AT74 → MRPKIETEQNHSHRKPISILPKRIILVRHGESQGNLNSATYTTTPDNKVPLTEEGLIQARIAGKELHRLLSNDGTNPHWRVYFYVSPYERTRSTLREIGRAFSKKRIIGVREECRIREQDFGNFQVEERMKVVKETRERFGRFFYRFPEGESAADVYDRVSSFLESLWRDIDMNRLRHNPSQDLNLIIISHGLTSRVFLTKWFKWTVEQFEYLNNPENCECRVLQLGEGGEYSLAIHHTEEEMLEWGLSPEMISDQKWRASAHKGQWNERCPWYLDAFFDNLADSDGDDSSDEPCQNHDKLVESCSSVAVTEE, encoded by the exons ATGCGACCGAAGATCGAAACCGAGCAGAATCACAGCCATCGGAAGCCAATCTCCATCCTCCCAAAGCGGATAATCTTGGTCCGCCACGGTGAATCtcaaggcaatctcaactcCGCAACCTACACCACAACCCCCGATAACAAAGTTCCATTAACAGAAGAAGGTTTGATTCAGGCTCGAATCGCCGGTAAAGAGCTTCACAGATTGTTGTCCAATGATGGAACGAACCCTCATTGGCGAGTCTACTTCTATGTTTCGCCCTACGAGCGCACCCGATCCACACTCCGTGAGATCGGCCGTGCGTTTTCGAAGAAGAGGATTATTGGCGTTAGGGAGGAGTGTAGAATCAGAGAGCAGGATTTTGGGAATTTTCAAGTGGAGGAGAGGATGAAGGTTGTGAAGGAGACGAGGGAGAGATTTGGGAGATTCTTCTATCGCTTCCCTGAAGGAGAGTCCGCTGCTGATGTTTACGATCGCGTTTCCA GCTTTCTTGAGTCCTTGTGGAGGGACATAGACATGAACAGGCTCCGCCACAACCCTTCCCAAGATCTCAATCTTATAATCATATCTCATGGGCTGACATCTCGTGTCTTCCTCACGAAATGGTTCAAGTGGACGGTCGAGCAATTTGAGTACCTGAACAATCCCGAAAACTGTGAATGCCGGGTGTTGCAGTTGGGAGAAGGTGGGGAATACAGCTTAGCGATTCATCACACAGAGGAAGAAATGCTGGAATGGGGGCTTTCTCCTGAGATGATATCTGACCAGAAATGGAGAGCAAGTGCCCACAAAGGTCAATGGAATGAAAGATGTCCCTGGTATCTTGATGCTTTCTTTGATAACCTAGCTGACTCAGACGGTGACGATAGCTCTGATGAACCATGTCAGAATCATGACAAACTAGTTGAATCTTGTTCAAGTGTAGCCGTCACAGAGGAATGA